The genomic region GGAGTACATCCACAGCAAAATAGTCAGCTGTACCAAGGTCTACCCTGTTGTGCATGTATGTATAagatttttcaagttttaaatcTCATGTGgaaaaaaattgcaaagaaCTGCAGTATAAAAATTCAGCTAAGTTCTACAATGCATACCAAACACGACCCCAGTTATCCTGAAACTCAACGTCGCTGATATCATGAAATGAAGATGGCATCACTTTGAAACCCTTATCCACATCATAAAGGGGATTGTACTCCATAGAAGAATTTGCCAGCTGCCATCAGTAGTTCGGTACCATACTATATTAGcatatttcaatctttttacACATAACAACAACTATTACTAAAAGGATTGATTAGGCTCAATAACAATGTGAAGATGCATAAACATTCAGTGTATGTTTTATAAAAGAAATAGATTGCCTCTCGCATTAGGAAATTTAACTCTAGAGTCCAAACATTGTCTCGcatattgaattgaataattgcACCATACCTTCATATCTTGAATACACTTGAGGTTGTTGACTTTCTAAGAAAATCTTTGTATACGACACAATTACCCAATTACTGCCCGTATGTATTTAAGATCACCAATTCGGCAAAATTACTCAGGACTATATAGCATTTTGAAAATGGAGTAAAGCTGTAAGAATGTAAGGCTGCAGAGATATATAACAATGGAATTAGCCAACCTGCAGATTAGTAGAATTAAAGGCACCCAAGCGTCCCATGACATACCATGATTGAATAACCTGCACAAATATCACAATAAACCTGTAGATTAGTAGGAATAATGGAAGAGCGTTTAATGTTGGATGTTGAAAACACAGAAAGGAAGCAGGTGGTCGGACATACACTGCCGAAGAGATCGACATCGCGATCAGATGGGGATCCATAGAATTCAAACCATATGTGGGAATCAAGAGGATTGAAGCTGTCAGGTATAAAACATAGTTACTGATTAAAGGAAATAAAAGTGTAAACAAGATATAAGATAGACAAATGAGAAGACAGTTCACTCACTCTCTGAAATTGACTTTGAAGGCAAGGACAGAACCGGTTTTGGATTTGGTGAAGTCCCTGCCCTTCTGGCGGATTCTTTCTTCGACCCTTTTCCTCATGAGCTCAGGGTTCCCAATGCTGTCTCCAAGAACCGCTCGCAGCTCACCATCGTCCTTGCAGGCGTCTTCCAACACTTTGGCCCAGGCAGGATACTTGTGAAGGCGGTCGTACTCGCGCTTCCTCTTCTCTTCACGAATTTTAACAAGTCTGCGTCCTCTGGCAGTGGTACCTGACCCTTTGGCCGCCTCGGCCTGGCATACTACTAGTGATAGGAGCCGAGGTGGTGGAGTTGGATGAGGTCGACAGTTGGATTCttcgtttcttcttcttcttcctcgtgtATTGTTGTAATTAATATTCTGTAGTGAGATTAAGCCTGAACCCTCCAGCTTGGCTCCTCCTGTGACCAAGGCCGCCATCATTTCTCAATCCTCAACTCACCTCATCGTATCTAAATTCcatcatttcttttctttgtcatTTATCTCCTGCAGCCGCAATGAGAGATTATTCCAACTGCAAAGCCCATCATCCATTTACCAAAGCCCAAAACTTCAATATCTTAAGGCCCACCTCAGAATCTATTTGTGCCGAGTTGAACTTTGGTGCATTGGGGGCGTACGTGCCCTGTGACTTACTAGTCCAACTGATATCTACtttattttgcttttgaaatcaaaattctTTGCTAAGTGTAGCTTAATTAAGTAGTCATTGACTActatgagaaatttttccagATTCCGGTCACATATGACACCTAGTGTTCCAACGAATGAAAATTAGACACGTGGCTATTCCATGTTTCAATTAAATTGCATTCTTGAAAAACCAAAGAGACAAGAAAGTCTGTCAAACTTCCATTGCCGTTAATAACATTTAAACGAACCCCTACTCTGATTCTCGTCCTTAGTTCTGATGGCCTTCCCTGCCCTCATACGGATAAGCCAATCTACTGCAGTTTATCAACAATTGCTTCAGATTTAGTTTCAGACAGTTTCTTTGAGTTGTACTGTCATTTTCCTTGGTTGGGTTATTTTGGCCCTTTTATGAAATTAGATGAAAACCTCATTTTACAGACAGATCAATGCAAATAGGCCGCCATTCATGCCTTGTCAAGCCAAATCATTCAATGCTCCTTATTTGATTTCATGAAAATCAGAATATGAAAACCAGAAGAAGTCACGTGTCTAACTTTCATTCCTTGGAACACCAGATGTCATATGTGACCGGAAtctggaaaaatttctccactacTATGGTCTGTTGGTATTCCTCTCTACTTagaagtaagaggtcttaaattTAAATCTCGTGGATGTCGAATTCAATACTAAATTAGGCTACCCATTGTGTGGCTCCGTTTCCTTAGTATAAAATTAtcgatgtactcaaaaaaaaaaaaaaaagtgcttaaTTAAGTAATTTATGATGCGAAAGGACTCTCTTCTCTTGGAACTGCTACTTGGGGTTTTGAATGAATAGGGAGTTGGGACGTTTCTCTCATGTGATAAATTGAAGAGAGTTTGGTTTCTCTTGGAAGTTGGAATAGACAAGGCAACGTCACATTTGNNNNNNNNNNNNNNNNNNNNNNNNNNNNNNNNNNNNNNNNNNNNNNNNNNNNNNNNNNNNNNNNNNNNNNNNNNNNNNNNNNNNNNNNNNNNNNNNNNNNNNNNNNNNNNNNNNNNNNNNNNNNNNNNNNNNNNNNNNNNNNNNNNNNNNNNNNNNNNNNNNNNNNNNNNNNNNNNNNNNNNNNNNNNNNNNNNNNNNNNTGTCGGGATCTGTTCAAATTTTCAGCAGATAAATAAGATTAATCTCTTTGTGAAACATCAGCACTCAACAGTGTCCCCAACCCAAATGACAGTATATGTAAAACCCAGTTTTTGGTTGCATTAGCGAAATATTCACCATTCCAGCCACCAGGTCTGGCAAAATCAGCATAAACTTCATTCATGTCTGCTCTAGAGAGCATACTGCCAACCAAAATGCCAGAAAACGGCATTATATGTGAGACCCCAAAAACATGAGACCAATTTGAGAGTTAATGGAAGCACGTGCATGTTTCTACCTTTCCCATGTATCAGAAATGTCATTATTAGTTCTCCAGCTATTTCCTTCTTTAGCACCCCATTGAGCAGGGTGCATATCTCCCCTAAAAAATGAAATAGAAtacaaaactacaaattaagCCTCTTACTAAGGAAACCAAAAAATACATGGTTTTTCAGTATAGGCAAACAGGACCATTACCATTCACAAAGTGAAAAGAATATAAGACAACCTGCTTTCATTAGAGCTTGGGTCATTACAGGGTACCTACAAGAAGAGTTGAAATGTTTATCAATATGTATATCATATGCAGACCTTATCCCGGGAGAACTAAGTGAAGGCAGGAAAGTTTGTGCTGTATCACCATAGAAATTCTAGGTATATTACCTAACAGTTGGCTTGGAGTCATCATTATTACAGTTATCATACTTCAAATAATCAATTCCCTGCAAAGAAAGTGCACGAGCATTTCAAGATTCTGTGACAACATATCATCATTGGAGATGTTGATTGAGTGAATTGATTACAACATATATATCATACCCAAGCAGCAAATGTTTTGGCATCTTGTTCTTCGTGGCCAAGTGAACCAGGCATGGTCTTGCTGTAAGTGAAGTACCTGCAAAGTATAAGTGAATGTACTATTTGTTTAGTTGTAGTTTATGTATATATCAACATTCAAGAGCAACTATACATGCGGCATATATTTGTATTGGGATGGGGTGTGATACGACCAATATTGCATACATTTTAATGCCCTTAGTTTagatttttgttatgtttgtgagtgaagggtttagggtttagggtttaggggttaaTGTTTTTATGTACTTACTTTGTCACGTcccgatcccgacatacgtcccgGATCAACACGCGACGTCACCAAATActcgtatatctaacatacccaTCTCCGGGATATGGCAAATCACAACTCGAGAATCAAATCTTATAGTAATtttttcgtatactttatggctgtatctaacctcctcgttagactgcctgcGTACCCTCATtaaggatcaagccattcgtaattCAACATTGCTAAAACTCGACATATAACACAGTTTGTTTAAGGCAAAATGTATAACATTCCTCAATCAAACATTtgaacttgacaagcatgaattaTTCGATTCAAACTACATAACAACCAGCAAGACAGTCAAGGTTTCTAAttcatccatcatataaatcattatgtttCAACATAAAATCGCTATTCATATCATGTAATATATCAAAGAATCAATAAAGCACAATAGTATCCTCTAGTCACATTGATCACTAATCTAATCATTTTAATAACAATCATATTCAACATCCTTCCACAATCATCTCAAGTAACCCATTCCATGATATCAAGGAGGCACgatattaacatttaattatGTTAATCAGTCAATCAGATCACATCTCAATGCTCAAAATTAATAAAGGACTTCTATATAATTCCCTGCCTGGATTTCAAGTAATAACTTgataattctaatttatattcacaagattTATTATGGGTAATTCCCATTCATTCGAATCCAGGGTACAAGTCTAACTTATAGAAATGAGAAAGAgtaaggattccggaccactcaacggaatccaaaacTATCAATCGGTTTCTCGCATGTAAAATTAGTGTCATCGATCACAATCTATAAACATCAAATATATAATCATgctttatgaaatcataatcaagTCACTAACAACTTTGAAGGAGTCACCCATACATCCAACGATTTTTCTAATTGAAAGCACAAAATTCTCAAAATCCATCGTTCATATGTACATTAAAAGCTAGGGCTAGAAGGACGCAGTTCGGCCGAAGCCTACATCTTTGAAGCTATCTCAATCCAAACTCAATGAAACCCAAGGTGGATACGatcccggaccatcactcaacggaatcgggGAGTAtgagggattccggaccatctctcaacggaatccaagtggatacgattccggaccatcactcaacggaatcgcagagtaggagggattccggaccactctcAACAGAATCTGAgtggatacgattccggaccatcactcaacaaAATCGCGGAGTAAGAGGGATTCTGGACCATCTCTCAACGGAATCCGAATGGACAcaattccggaccatcacttaACGAAATCGCGGAAGGCCAACAACCATATATACAACGGCTCAAAGAAATGAGACAAGCACAAGTTACTTAATTTACAAAAGTTCAACCAAGGGAAATAAGGCACAAATACTAAATTTAGAATGAATCAACGAAACGAGAGATAAAACCATATCGAAGCAACAAATCCCCATCACCACGGGTTAACAGTCTACCACAAGTCCTCACATTTCATTACAACGTGCCAAGCAAACCAATCAAACCATATTTCAATATATACATATCAAATCTCATTTCATAAACTTAAATAAATGTCTCAATATTGgaaataacaattcaatagaAACATATTCATAAAACCAATTCATATCCACACCGGATCATAATTATGAAAACATGGGTAATTAccaatatcacatatattaaagtcacccACATTTTATCATATCATACCATCTATGCACATCAACCACCTTTCAAATATGCAAGTCAAATCACATATCACAATCctcatcagtacacaagccaaatcatgtttaataaacataggtatatggctaaatatataaaatcacatttcaatagaaatcatattCATAAGACCAATTCTTATTCACAATTGGTaccaataaaagaaattaagataataaaCATATCTCATATATTCAAGTCGCTAACAAACCAATATAGGCCCACTAGGATTTCACTAGTAATACCCTAAGGTCCGTAAACCATATCTACAATAGcatactaaaatttggtgccaatTCAAAGATAAGATCGTCAATTGTTAGAATATTCCAGTGACGGACCTTATCGAAAATATATTCAACCAACAACATTTCATAAATCAAATGTTACATATCGGAACGTTCAactttttccaaaaattctcaaatttcacaagAATGAACATCTCAACaagtagagtaaactttatacctgcggccaaggccaatttggccggaaaacatcCCAAACTAGCCACAAACCGCTGGAAACCCTAAGGTGGGTGTTTTTCAATTCGACTTCCTCGGTGTTCCAACGCCCCTACAACCTgttgggtcttgttcctgggtCCGAGGGGAGTTGACTaagggtggtggtgggtggtgaaaCTCACCAGAACGGCGGAATCGCCGTCAAAGCTCCATGGGTCACCCACACAGTTTTTACACGGTTTTGGACCTAAAAACCCTCAACTTggggtggaaatggaagatgggaGATGGTGGAAGAGGTTGCAGGTGATGGATATATGCATTATACTACTACTACTAAGTACCctatatacgatatatgttttatgaaaggttttatgacatgttagggtttttggaaaaacctattacttattatgctatatgagttttTAAAACCTGAGGGTTAGTACATTAAAGATTAACTGTTTTAGTATTaattatatatcaacttggtccactcacgTCTTCTTTTGCAGtccctcaggacttagaatcaagGCGTATAATCCTGGTGTCAAGGCACTCccacatcggcatcttcgagtcctcttggtgtaggacccatctttttgttatttctcatacattctAATACAGCTTCGTCACCTTTGGATGTCAGCCAACATGTACCTACCCTGGTGTTTGGAGAATATCAGGGTTAGGCATGTCAACAATAGTTTTCATGGAAAATATAAGGCTAAACAAAAAAGTGATAGAGATTAATTTCTCAAATTGGCTccaatttgccaaaaataatgATTTATGATCATTGTAGTGTTCTGATGTAGATAACAAAACTTACACTCTCCTATTGTGGTCGAGTCATAAGCCCATGTGCACGCACTGGTTTTTTACCCCATGACTGCCTCTTATAGCTACGAGTGTCACGCCCTGATCCCGACTTACGTCCAGGATCGACATGTAACGTCACCCAATTCACGTATCTCCCACATACCCCGCCTCAGAAATATAGCAAATCACAATCAGCAATCGAATCACATAGCAATTTTtttgtatactttatggctgcatctaaccttctcgttagactgcccACATACCCTCaatagggatcaagtcattcatAGTTCACATTTCACTATACTCGAACATTCATCACATAAGTCGTTATGTCCCAACAAAATATCACAATGTATTTCATGCAATCCTTCAAAGAACAAACGATGAAGCACAATTATATTCTCTCGCcatatttatcaacaagtctagTCATAACCATAACAATGATATCCAACATAATAATCCCACAAGATGAATAACATTTCCACCTCATCCATCACATAAAATCACAATTCATAGCGTGTAACATATTAAAGAATTAACAAAGCACAATATTattctctagaaatattaatcaactaaaataatcataataacaacactcatatccaacgtcattccacaaTCCCATCAATTCATCAATTCGTGAATCAAGATGCACAATCTTAgcatttaattacgttaatcaagCAATTCGATAACAAAACATCTCACGAATTTAACTAAGGAACTCTATATAATTCCCCACTTGGATTATGAGTAAtaaacatggtaattctaatttatattcaTAATATCTATTGTGGATAATTCCCATCCACTCGAATTTAGGACTCTAAGATCCCCTTAAGGAAATGAACAAAagcaaggattccggaccactcaacgaaatccaacaacatcgagttctggaccactcaacagaaccaaaatatcaagcagtttctcataatctacccagacctgtcatatgtaaagACAATGCCTACATTATGAGATTGGTGCACTGGCAAATCAGGCACTCAGATAAGCTGCGAGGCTcgggtgagtgacaataatataagcatgtgatacaataataaaaccagctatcaatcacaatttataaaccttgaatataaatcattcataagaaatcaataccaaacttttgaaaactccGAGGGAGTCACCCAAACATCCAACGGTTTGTCTGAAACAATCACAACATCTCACAACCATATTCTCATACACACAATGAAAAGTAGGGTTAGCGCGACACACTTTGGCCGAAGTCCACATCTTTGAAGCTATCACAATCTAAACTCAATGAAATCCAAAGGGGATGTGATCctagaccatcactcaacggaatcgcgaaGTAAAAGGGAtttcggaccatcactcaacggaatccaaaccaggaCACAATTCCGGACCATTACTCAACTGAATCGTGGAGCACAATGCATAACAaccaatcaatgaaacaacccatgaatcaagttactcaagtcacaaagactcaacgaaaaaagaatgaaataatgACACAAGCGTTGACACATGTttcgaagcaacaaaccccatgacaatggtTAATGGTCCACTACTAGCCATCACCTTTCATTAAATCAAGCcaatcaacaaaacaaaccatatttccaatatgcacgtcaaattcCACTTCATATAACTACATCGAtggctaaatataaaaattaacaatttataggaaacataattataaaacCAGTTCATATTAACTTATATTAAGgtcactcacatttcatcacatcgTGCCATCTATGCAAATCAACTACCCTtcaaatatgcacgtcaaatcacatatcatgatcatcatcagtacacaagccgAATCATGTTTAATGAACATAGGTTTATGGCTAactatatataatcacatttcaatagaaaccACATTATAACAGCAAGTCATATTCAcagatgataccaatataagaaatcaaggtaataaccatatcacatatgttaaagtttggtgatgatccaacggttggatcgtcgattcacactTTTACCAATTAACGTATCGTAAAGAATTTAGGTTCTAACCATCAACCTAAGTCATACAATTACCAAAACTGAGCTTAAGGCATCTAATTTAGCCTAAGAGTGACATCAACGgcttgatgcgagaattatacgcacacaaattaaaccctctttttgacaattgtagtaagtatgtaagtagggatcgttctggaccggggattaggagggattgttaatcacttggattt from Pyrus communis chromosome 4, drPyrComm1.1, whole genome shotgun sequence harbors:
- the LOC137731182 gene encoding alpha-galactosidase 1-like is translated as MPGSLGHEEQDAKTFAAWGIDYLKYDNCNNDDSKPTVRYPVMTQALMKAGCLIFFSLCEWGDMHPAQWGAKEGNSWRTNNDISDTWESMLSRADMNEVYADFARPGGWNGEYFANATKNWVLHILSFGLGTLLSADVSQRD
- the LOC137731883 gene encoding uncharacterized protein gives rise to the protein MMAALVTGGAKLEGSGLISLQNINYNNTRGRRRRNEESNCRPHPTPPPRLLSLVVCQAEAAKGSGTTARGRRLVKIREEKRKREYDRLHKYPAWAKVLEDACKDDGELRAVLGDSIGNPELMRKRVEERIRQKGRDFTKSKTGSVLAFKVNFRDFNPLDSHIWFEFYGSPSDRDVDLFGSVIQSWYVMGRLGAFNSTNLQLANSSMEYNPLYDVDKGFKVMPSSFHDISDVEFQDNWGRVWVDLGTADYFAVDVLLNCLTVLSTEYLGIQQIVFGGRNMGDWEEGMTNTEYGYKYFKI